Proteins encoded within one genomic window of Nitrospina gracilis 3/211:
- a CDS encoding thiolase C-terminal domain-containing protein, producing MAGSLQRNVVLVSGGKVDHFAKANPDLMFYEMTMQAVREAVTDLGLKPKEFRSLLKERGGVVITHFADHFAGQLLGEALTRDYLGLNPVEAYRVVGGGATGGLGVQAAIEKVASGRADIVLAVGYEKMSEVDTFQGNEFIALASDTVTDFPNGGFYPLYYAAMAQAYLDTFVGKTVSAKDLRAAFSKIAVLMRNNAQYNRRAQTSHENPYATASTSGFITVDQVEQSGIVATPSYRLDCCLMTDGASAIIVATEELAKEFTSKPVRVTGLGNGTDCMRTGERPRLQGGLVKENLLLPHELNDPERRAYYESLVYPGLHSFRAGRWAAKKAYEMAGIHTDPLEYFDLIEIHDAFVISVVQTMEDLGMVPYGHACHLFNELPVKDGKVPINPKVGGERGLYVNPSGGLIGQLHGVGATGNTQAVDVLWQMQGRIEEKYGHAETQVPNVERALFHSHAGTGSDITVTTVEKGW from the coding sequence ATGGCCGGATCTTTACAGCGCAATGTGGTGCTCGTTTCCGGAGGCAAGGTGGATCATTTCGCCAAAGCCAACCCGGACCTGATGTTTTATGAAATGACCATGCAGGCGGTCCGGGAAGCCGTGACCGACCTCGGTCTCAAACCGAAAGAGTTCCGCTCCCTGCTCAAAGAACGCGGCGGGGTGGTGATCACTCACTTCGCCGATCACTTTGCCGGACAGTTGCTGGGCGAGGCCTTGACGCGCGACTACCTGGGTCTCAACCCGGTGGAGGCCTACCGCGTGGTGGGGGGCGGTGCGACGGGCGGGCTTGGCGTGCAGGCGGCGATCGAAAAGGTGGCTTCCGGACGCGCCGACATCGTGCTCGCCGTCGGGTACGAAAAGATGTCGGAGGTGGACACCTTTCAGGGGAACGAGTTCATCGCGCTGGCGTCGGACACGGTGACGGATTTCCCCAACGGTGGATTCTATCCGCTTTATTACGCGGCGATGGCACAGGCCTACCTCGACACCTTCGTCGGCAAAACCGTTTCGGCGAAAGACCTGCGTGCGGCGTTTTCCAAAATCGCGGTGCTGATGCGCAACAACGCACAGTACAACCGCCGGGCCCAGACTTCGCACGAAAACCCGTACGCGACGGCATCGACGAGCGGATTCATCACCGTCGATCAGGTGGAGCAGTCGGGCATCGTGGCCACCCCCTCTTACCGGCTGGATTGCTGTCTGATGACCGACGGGGCGTCGGCCATCATCGTTGCCACCGAGGAGTTGGCGAAAGAGTTCACCAGCAAACCGGTGCGCGTGACCGGATTGGGAAACGGCACCGACTGCATGCGTACCGGCGAGCGACCCCGTCTGCAGGGCGGGTTGGTGAAGGAAAACCTGCTTCTGCCGCACGAGTTGAACGACCCGGAACGCCGTGCCTATTACGAATCCCTGGTGTATCCCGGACTGCATTCGTTCCGGGCCGGGCGCTGGGCGGCGAAGAAGGCGTACGAGATGGCGGGCATCCACACCGATCCCCTGGAATACTTCGACCTCATCGAAATCCACGACGCGTTCGTCATCTCCGTGGTGCAGACGATGGAAGACCTGGGCATGGTGCCGTACGGCCACGCCTGCCACCTGTTCAACGAACTTCCGGTCAAAGACGGCAAGGTGCCGATCAACCCGAAGGTCGGCGGCGAACGCGGCCTTTATGTGAATCCGTCGGGTGGATTGATCGGGCAGTTGCACGGCGTCGGCGCAACCGGCAACACGCAGGCGGTGGATGTGCTCTGGCAGATGCAGGGCCGCATCGAAGAGAAGTACGGCCATGCGGAGACGCAGGTACCGAACGTGGAGCGGGCATTGTTTCACAGCCATGCCGGAACGGGAAGCGACATCACGGTGACGACCGTGGAGAAAGGATGGTAG
- a CDS encoding 3-hydroxyacyl-CoA dehydrogenase family protein has product MIPKIVGVVGAGQMGSGIAQVLAEAGLGVLLYDSVPRQVEKGLDAIRLRLEKKVTKGDLTEARMQDAVHRVVGVKTLKELHDAEFVIEAVVEDALEKKKLFEWLAEVVDPSAILASNTSSIPITELAAVTRHPENVIGFHFMNPPFLMPGIEIVRGLLTSDATFDAARELAEHLGKQAVVSKDRAGFVVNRIVMPMINEAVLLVGEGTASIEDIDRGGVACLNHPMGPLALSDTIGNDTTHHILSVMQREHGDRFRPAPLLTRMVEAGMFGRKTSAGFYEWQGNTIQRVNPGVLEFRNAG; this is encoded by the coding sequence ATGATTCCGAAAATCGTGGGCGTGGTGGGAGCAGGGCAGATGGGAAGCGGCATCGCCCAGGTGCTGGCGGAGGCCGGCCTGGGCGTCCTGCTCTACGACTCGGTTCCGCGTCAGGTTGAAAAGGGGCTCGATGCCATCCGCTTGCGCCTGGAAAAAAAAGTGACGAAGGGCGACCTGACGGAGGCGCGCATGCAGGACGCCGTCCACCGGGTGGTCGGGGTGAAGACGTTGAAGGAATTACATGACGCGGAGTTCGTTATCGAAGCGGTGGTGGAGGATGCGCTGGAAAAGAAAAAGCTGTTCGAGTGGCTGGCGGAGGTGGTGGACCCGTCGGCCATCCTGGCATCGAACACGTCGTCCATCCCTATCACCGAGCTTGCGGCGGTGACGCGTCACCCGGAAAACGTGATCGGGTTCCATTTCATGAACCCGCCGTTTCTGATGCCGGGCATCGAGATCGTGCGCGGCCTGTTGACTTCCGATGCCACGTTCGACGCGGCGAGAGAACTGGCTGAGCACCTAGGCAAGCAGGCGGTGGTGTCGAAGGACCGCGCCGGGTTTGTGGTCAACCGCATAGTGATGCCGATGATCAACGAAGCCGTATTGCTCGTGGGCGAAGGCACGGCATCGATCGAGGATATAGACCGCGGAGGGGTGGCCTGTCTCAACCATCCGATGGGGCCGTTGGCCCTGTCGGATACCATCGGCAACGACACCACGCATCACATCCTTTCGGTGATGCAGAGGGAGCACGGCGACCGTTTTCGGCCGGCGCCGCTCCTCACGCGGATGGTGGAGGCGGGGATGTTCGGCAGAAAAACGTCTGCCGGATTTTACGAATGGCAGGGCAACACGATCCAGCGCGTCAATCCCGGAGTGCTGGAATTCCGGAATGCGGGGTGA
- a CDS encoding acyl-CoA dehydrogenase family protein has translation MSYAVSAQKDILTMMYGDETHLEMLDAFARLVEDRVLPAEMATEVARASNPLQEFRSQLLAEDTLDKKAVEAVYEKARSKRKVPDNVFQQIMESGLTTMPFAEELGGLDLPFPLFIAFLETLGKASPSIGVRYAISNTVAEGLKFNYHAGRLSDYGRSILEALVTGEHLAAFCLTEASASGSNIMQEMATRAVMNGDGSEYTLTGNKFWITNAESATVFGVFARTSKDPRHGVSLFLVERAQEGCRTGQVFEKYIVENSSFGEIVFNDVKLPLGHMVGQEGFGMDYAMRMLNSGRITIAALATGLAQRAFEEYLEVAVEGKKTAGRHLIEYDRTKAKIAELSTEIDAARGMTYRAAWMKDQYDKNASDGDLLSRYVIAANSAKLKAAAVAQKACHYLIQIWGASSVVKENRAMKHYLDSWLYYFGEAVPEVLENTLSRMEVKRYKARKGLQD, from the coding sequence ATGAGCTACGCCGTCAGTGCGCAAAAAGATATCCTGACCATGATGTACGGGGACGAGACGCATCTCGAGATGCTCGACGCGTTCGCCAGGCTGGTCGAGGACCGGGTGCTTCCGGCGGAGATGGCGACGGAAGTGGCGCGCGCATCCAATCCCCTGCAGGAGTTCCGCTCGCAGTTGCTGGCCGAGGACACGCTCGATAAAAAAGCGGTGGAGGCGGTGTACGAGAAGGCGCGGTCCAAACGCAAGGTGCCGGACAACGTGTTCCAGCAGATCATGGAGTCCGGCCTCACGACCATGCCGTTTGCAGAAGAGCTCGGTGGACTCGACCTGCCGTTTCCGTTATTCATCGCGTTTCTGGAAACGCTGGGCAAGGCGTCCCCCAGCATCGGCGTGCGTTACGCCATTTCCAACACGGTAGCGGAAGGGCTGAAGTTTAACTACCATGCGGGACGCCTGTCCGATTACGGACGGAGCATCCTGGAAGCGCTGGTCACCGGCGAACACCTGGCGGCGTTCTGTCTGACCGAGGCGTCGGCGTCGGGCTCCAACATCATGCAGGAGATGGCGACGCGTGCGGTGATGAACGGTGACGGCAGTGAGTACACGCTGACAGGCAACAAGTTCTGGATCACCAACGCCGAGTCGGCGACGGTGTTCGGCGTGTTCGCGCGCACGTCGAAAGATCCGCGCCACGGCGTCAGCCTGTTCCTGGTCGAGCGTGCGCAGGAGGGGTGCCGCACGGGGCAGGTGTTCGAGAAGTACATAGTGGAAAATTCTTCGTTCGGCGAGATCGTGTTCAACGACGTCAAACTGCCGCTCGGTCACATGGTCGGGCAGGAAGGATTCGGCATGGATTACGCCATGCGCATGTTGAACTCCGGGCGCATCACCATCGCCGCGCTGGCGACGGGGCTGGCGCAACGCGCGTTCGAGGAATACCTGGAAGTGGCGGTGGAAGGCAAGAAGACCGCCGGGCGGCACTTGATCGAGTACGACCGCACGAAAGCAAAGATCGCCGAGCTCTCGACGGAGATCGACGCGGCGCGCGGCATGACCTACCGCGCGGCGTGGATGAAGGATCAGTACGATAAAAATGCCAGCGACGGCGACCTGCTTTCGCGTTACGTCATCGCCGCCAACAGCGCCAAGCTGAAAGCCGCGGCGGTGGCGCAGAAGGCGTGCCACTACCTCATCCAGATATGGGGGGCGAGCTCGGTGGTCAAGGAAAACCGGGCGATGAAACATTACCTCGATTCGTGGCTCTATTACTTCGGCGAAGCGGTGCCGGAAGTGCTGGAGAACACGCTGTCGCGCATGGAAGTGAAACGCTACAAGGCAAGGAAAGGATTGCAGGACTGA